A region of the Drosophila subpulchrella strain 33 F10 #4 breed RU33 chromosome 3L, RU_Dsub_v1.1 Primary Assembly, whole genome shotgun sequence genome:
TGTATGGTGCCGAAAAAAGTGACAAATCGTAAGGGGGAACGTAATCTTTAAAGGATTGTAAGCAATATTGCCGAACAAACTTATGGTCTAAAATGGCGTTTGACCCAAACCTTTCGTTTGTTCGACAAAATTGCTTACAATCCTTTAGAGATACCATTCCCCCTACGAATTTTAGGCTTCCAAATCGACTGTCCATATTTGACATGAATACATTTGCGCCCAGAACTGCTGTCAAAATATGGGTTTTCATACCCGTTTCCGaattaattcgaaattccatcaaaatgaatacattttcttttacATTAATTtggatatattttattaactttagtttttatttgtaacaaattttgttttagaTATAGAAATTACCTATTTTTTGTTCTTCTTGACAGCGCCGGTTATGCTGAAATCGCTGTCGGTAAACTTCTTTAAAGGGCGCGAGTTTGTCGGTAAATCCCAAGCCCCCGCGTTCCTTTCGAGTTGGGTAGGAGCATTGTTTGCGGGAGGGCGCCGTCCACTGGGATTTCGCCGGCCGAGGCTGGGAAAAGCTTCTGCTTCATTTAAATCCGCGGTAAAAGCGGTGTGGTCAGTAGGCACATAGGAGCTTGATGCGATGGATGCTCGGCTGCTAGAGACCGAGAAATTGGTCGAGTCTTGAGATTGGTTCTCTTTCTTGACCCGCGAACCTGGGAGTGAGTAAAAAGAGTCGAAAGAGGACTCCTGGGCGAGCGAGGAGGCGTCCGACTCTATGATGCGGTGGTTGGGATTTGTGTTGGGGGGTATATGCTTTCCAGGATGCACGGTGATGGCCAGGTCTCCGCACATAAAATCGCTGAAGGTATAGGCCCATCTAGTCACCATACTCTGGGTACAGTACTTGCTGCGGTCGTTCTCCTCGTGGTACTGCAAACAGTGGGCTTAGTATAACATTAGTGTTTTACGACGCATTATTACCTGACAAGCGATCTCAGGTGTAAATTCGAAGAATTCCCTATTGAAAAATGAGTCAGTCACATATTGAGTAACATTCCCGTGATGCAAATCGGCGACATCCATGACCTCCTTCTTCAGTATGAACATCAAGTACAAAATATCGAACACCTCAATCTTCTGGCGTCCGATTTCAGTACCATCCTCGTCCTCACAAGCCAAGTAGCGGAAACACGACTTTACCATGGAAATATCATCGACGGGTGTGAAAACGATTAGCGGCTTGTCTCCCTGACACTTTTTAAGATAGTCAACGATATTCCGGTGCAGCTTAGCCATGTTGCGTTCGCCCAAGGCATTGGGCGGCAGCGGAAGACCATGTGTCGTTGCCGAGTGGTGTTGAGCATGGCTGCTCTGCCCGAAGATGATCTGACCGGGATCGATCATGGTGCTGTAGATGGACCGGATTCCCTCCTTTAGCGAGTACTCGCAGGCAGCGAACTCGGCAGGTACATAGACGTCAGAGGTGAGGGCCTTGGTGAAGAAGTTAAAGGCTGCGAAAACGAACTTGGCGTTCTCCAGATCTGTACCAAAACAGTTTAGTCTGTTGGAATTGTCAGTCTCTTGAGGAGGTGTGCCTTACCATGGGCCTTCTTGGCTTCCCTGACGATGCGCTCGGTCGTGCGTTTCATGTGCATAACACCCTCGGCGGTCTCTTGTTGGGCCTGGTCCACCTGGGCGATTCCCTGGCCGTGGCAGTTGAGGCGTTCCCTCTTGGCGCGCTCCATCACGTCGGCGTTCTTGGCGCCCGAGTTGTAAGGGCCCCGCTGCTGGGGAGTCATTTTCTAGAAGGACGAGGGTTGGTTGAACCTTGACCAGGCTGGAAATCGTGCGGCAGCAAAACCTACCTCCCAAATCCCTCCGCAATGCGCAACAGCCTGCGGGATGGTCATTCGGCGGCCCTCGGCGTTGCGGTTCCGCCACTCGGTTACGAACATCATAAACCCACTATGCTTCTTAGGAGCCATCTTAGCTGGGCGTGGCAAGTTGCAGGGATGTGCGGACACCGTCGAGCACGTGTGCGTGCGAGCGAGACAGCGGCAGGCGGACAACCAATGAATGGCAATGCAGATATGGATTCCTCGCAGTGCTGCGCGTGCTTACTCTGGCTCTGTGGCACACAGCGGGGCTTCTTTTCAAATGATAAATGTCCGGAATGTGATCGGTGGGTAAATAACACACAGTCTAAACAAATCAGGAGTTCATGGGCAGTTGTATTGTGTTGTGAGGCCTTCAATTTTGCTGACTGTGCGGCTGCTGTAAAATGATTCCTGCGCGAAAGAGAAACGGTAAAGTGGGTACAGTACAATGACCTCCACCGTTACGCAACACTAGAGGGGTACCTAAAAAAATCGATTCCGTAAAAATAAGAAACGTAAATGCTATAAAAAACAGAACTTGTACAACGtctaaaattattaataaggtAAGAAAAGCTTAAAATATACTTTCTGAATTACTCGTGATCCAAAATGTTACGAAGTTATGgctttttaatgaaatatggtGACAACTCTGGGTAACATCAAGGTTAAGGGAACACCCTAAATATTGAAGCGAAAATATCACTAATGCTCAAGAGATCTTTTTTAAAATCGCAGTTCAACTATATCGGTACTATTAAATAACGGAGAAAAATTAAAGTATATTTCTATTTCTattgaattaaaattttcgttttacatttgaattaaatacaaaaacttAACTTTCAATCAGAATCATATCAAACTgcttaaattaatttggaaaTATTTGCATCAAGTCAGAAAATATTTGATATGCTTAAAGTTTTGTATTACCTATGATTgttaaatgtaatattttcatttataaagttaataaaaacCGCAATCGatgaaaaacaaagcgaaaaatatatgttttaataTCCTTCGCTTAATTTTTCATTATCAAACATTTTgtagttttgttttttcaattACATTCGTaacacaaatattttatttcttaaacgAAAATCATTCTTTAGTACCCTAATAGTTCGAGTTCTGGACTTTAATACCCAGGAAAGGAGAATAGTTAGTTTAACTAATTGTGTTGTATGTCTACAAATAACTTCCATGtaaataagtaaaataaatactaaaaattgaacaaattaataaaattgaaaacaaaacaaattaagTGCATTTTCATTTGATCGAAACCTTTTTCGAAGCTGTAGGACTTACGACGTTTTGTAAAACGTGATTGCCGAAATTATATTTTCTCTGCTCCAACGACTTCGTAATCCTATGTAAAATTTGTTTAGCATATTAgttaaaacaatatatttaataaattacataatgatatttttctatttatcGAGCTTTTGTAATGAGTGTATAAagttttcaaaatataaaataaaaagttgaACTTTGGTCAAGCTGAGCAAGTAGGTACAcaactaaaaaaaatcttttccAACACTGGTTCATCTACGAATTGCGGGATCGTTTGTAAAATACCATTTACGAGGCAATAATACGGAGTTTATTTGTTGGAAATTCCACCTAGCCACCCACTACAGCACGACAATGGCTTCGGCCAAATCCTTTTGAAAGCAGACTTGGTGATCGTATTTAAATCTACGAACGATGGTCACAAACCACAAAAGTGAGGAGCAGCCAAAGCCGGAGTCCATGCTAATCGACCGCTACGCCATAGATCTGGGCAGGACCGAAGACAAAATAGAGCTGGTGGACAGCCACTTTAGTATGAACAGCGCCCGTCTGGCATTCTTACGTCCCGAAACCACTAACCCGCCTCCAACCTCCGATGCAGTGGAAATACCGCATGCAGCGCTTAAGGATCAGGATGCCCACCCTTGGATGCAGTGTTGCGGGCGCAACTTCACGCGTTCGATATTCTCACTCCAGCCGAGCCGAAATCCCAAACCAGGATTCACCCGTCGCCGACGATGTCTAGTGCAAGCACGTAACCAGATCGGACCCTAGCTTTGAATAAAATATGACTCGTGTCTTtggtaatacaaataaaggcCTTTTTCTTGGTCATAacataaaatgtttatatgtgGTTTCTTAGTAGTAACCGCTAGGGGGATGCTGCCCAGGGTAACCCGTGGGCCACTCGGCGTAGACATTAAAGGCGGGTGGGGACGCGTAGATGTCCTGGATCCGGTGGCGCAGATCGCTGGGACCCAGGTAATGCAGGGAGCGCGTCGTGGCCAAACGACGGCGCAAGTCGAAGGGACCGATCGTCGGTGGAGGACGACCGATGGGACCGAGCGTCTGTGGAGGACGATCGAATGGCCCGGGCAGGTGACCTGGAAATTGATGCGCACTATACTCTAGGTGGGTGTAGTGCGTCTGCGTATAGAAAATATGTGGCGCAGGTGGAGTGGGCAGCAAGTATTGGCGCAGCGCCTTTGGGCGGCTGATTCGATTGTCGTGGAGCGTGACCATCGGGGAGATGGGCCGCGGTGAGATGGTGGACGTAGTGGAGGCGCTGTCCGGAAGTGGCGTTAAGCGGTCTACTGGCAGCTTTGCCTTAACAATATTAGCCCCTCGGTCGGCCGACCTGCACTTCTCTACAAGTGGCTTCACGGGAGGTTTCTGGGGAGGCAGGGATCTACTCCTTGAACGTTCCCTTCCCTGAATGGGACTTTCTGGGTCGTTTGATCTGCTGCAGGAGAGCTGGCGCCCCTCGATCTTTAGTGTCCTGTTTTTACTTCTCGAGCGCGACTTCGATGCGGTCCTTGAAAGCACTCGCTGCGTAATCTTTGCTGATTTGGATCTGCTGCTTGAACGCTCTGGGACTGGGTTTCTTGCTGGCCGGGGTATACTCCTTGAACGATCCCGCAACGGAATTTTTCTTCCAAGTCGCTGGCGTACCAAACTTTTGGCTGGCCTAGATGTGCTTCTTGAACGATGTCGAGGACGGCGTACTGGAGAGTATCTTCGGACATTCCTTGATTTAAATCCGGGCGATCTAGGTCGACCACGGGAGGGACTGTGCCGGTGCCTAATGCTGGGAGAGGCATCTCGAGATCTTCTTTTCGGAGTGCAGTTTCGTATAGAACGGGAACGTCTCGTACGATTCGGACTTCGAGACCTGGATCTGAATCTTCGCCTTGGGGAAGGTGATCTACGACAGCGCGCTTTCCGGTCCCTTGAGTAGCTCCTCCTACGCCTGTGTTTGTGGTCTCTTGACTGACTCCTGCGCCTTCTGTGTTTGGCCGGGCTTGACCTTCTCTTGGGTTCCAAGGCAGGGCTTCTCCTTCTCTCTCTGAACTGAGGGCTGGGGCTGCGACTAATTAGTTTTTGAAGTGAGGGACTCTTTTTTCGAGCACGCTTGCGTTCTTTGGATTTGCTGCGGAGACGTTTCTGACCAGGACTGGTTTGCTTGACCTTTGAAAGAGATGTTTCCAAGGAGAACCTTTCTTTGACAGCAGCCCTACTTCTGCAGCGTTCGGGATTCTCTTCTGCACTAATTCTGAACTCCACCAGGGGAATTTCAGGCGAGTTAATAATGCTGGCGGGTTGCTTCTCCTGAAATTCGCTTTGATCACTGGAGGATAATTCTCCCGACTCCTGCAAGGATTCAATAAAGCTGACAGGGGAAATATCGTTGTAGGGTCGTGACCTTCTGGTGAACAAGGAGAAGTCATCGGTCAATGAGATGGAGGGCGGCGGTGGCGTGGTTACTGGATCCCCATCGTCATCCGACTCGGCCTGCCCCTCCTCCAACAAATCGGCCTCTTTCTCCTTGGCCATTATGTCGGCCTGCTCCTCAGCCTCATCTAGTATATCCCCAAGCTCGTCTAGAACATCCCATAGATCATCGCAGATAGGCTCGCTCTTGATGTGAATTTCCTCCAGAAGCGCATCCTGCTCACTCGTTTCGGCGGTTTCAAAGTGACCTTCTGAAGGCCTGAGGTCCTGGACGCATTGATTCGGGGTTTCCGCGTGATCCTGGCAGGGCTGCATGCGTCTCCTCTTTTCGGGGGTCGGTGGCTGCACATAGGGATAAAGATTTCGTTGGGAAACTGTGAACTTCACTGGAGGAAAGCAACAAGCCGATGTCTTTTGAAATACTCACCTTGCACGAAGGCTTGCCTGCATTCCGGAGCCCGGAGTCAGAATCCCGACCGGAAGAGATAAATGCCTTGCCACTTCTTGTTTtcattattttgaaatcgGTTTGAAAT
Encoded here:
- the LOC119554928 gene encoding serine/arginine repetitive matrix protein 2 isoform X2; translation: MQPCQDHAETPNQCVQDLRPSEGHFETAETSEQDALLEEIHIKSEPICDDLWDVLDELGDILDEAEEQADIMAKEKEADLLEEGQAESDDDGDPVTTPPPPSISLTDDFSLFTRRSRPYNDISPVSFIESLQESGELSSSDQSEFQEKQPASIINSPEIPLVEFRISAEENPERCRSRAAVKERFSLETSLSKVKQTSPGQKRLRSKSKERKRARKKSPSLQKLISRSPSPQFRERRRSPALEPKRRSSPAKHRRRRSQSRDHKHRRRRSYSRDRKARCRRSPSPRRRFRSRSRSPNRTRRSRSIRNCTPKRRSRDASPSIRHRHSPSRGRPRSPGFKSRNVRRYSPVRRPRHRSRSTSRPAKSLVRQRLGRKIPLRDRSRSIPRPARNPVPERSSSRSKSAKITQRVLSRTASKSRSRSKNRTLKIEGRQLSCSRSNDPESPIQGRERSRSRSLPPQKPPVKPLVEKCRSADRGANIVKAKLPVDRLTPLPDSASTTSTISPRPISPMVTLHDNRISRPKALRQYLLPTPPAPHIFYTQTHYTHLEYSAHQFPGHLPGPFDRPPQTLGPIGRPPPTIGPFDLRRRLATTRSLHYLGPSDLRHRIQDIYASPPAFNVYAEWPTGYPGQHPPSGYY
- the LOC119554928 gene encoding serine/arginine repetitive matrix protein 2 isoform X1, whose product is MKTRSGKAFISSGRDSDSGLRNAGKPSCKPPTPEKRRRMQPCQDHAETPNQCVQDLRPSEGHFETAETSEQDALLEEIHIKSEPICDDLWDVLDELGDILDEAEEQADIMAKEKEADLLEEGQAESDDDGDPVTTPPPPSISLTDDFSLFTRRSRPYNDISPVSFIESLQESGELSSSDQSEFQEKQPASIINSPEIPLVEFRISAEENPERCRSRAAVKERFSLETSLSKVKQTSPGQKRLRSKSKERKRARKKSPSLQKLISRSPSPQFRERRRSPALEPKRRSSPAKHRRRRSQSRDHKHRRRRSYSRDRKARCRRSPSPRRRFRSRSRSPNRTRRSRSIRNCTPKRRSRDASPSIRHRHSPSRGRPRSPGFKSRNVRRYSPVRRPRHRSRSTSRPAKSLVRQRLGRKIPLRDRSRSIPRPARNPVPERSSSRSKSAKITQRVLSRTASKSRSRSKNRTLKIEGRQLSCSRSNDPESPIQGRERSRSRSLPPQKPPVKPLVEKCRSADRGANIVKAKLPVDRLTPLPDSASTTSTISPRPISPMVTLHDNRISRPKALRQYLLPTPPAPHIFYTQTHYTHLEYSAHQFPGHLPGPFDRPPQTLGPIGRPPPTIGPFDLRRRLATTRSLHYLGPSDLRHRIQDIYASPPAFNVYAEWPTGYPGQHPPSGYY
- the LOC119555075 gene encoding protein maelstrom is translated as MAPKKHSGFMMFVTEWRNRNAEGRRMTIPQAVAHCGGIWEKMTPQQRGPYNSGAKNADVMERAKRERLNCHGQGIAQVDQAQQETAEGVMHMKRTTERIVREAKKAHDLENAKFVFAAFNFFTKALTSDVYVPAEFAACEYSLKEGIRSIYSTMIDPGQIIFGQSSHAQHHSATTHGLPLPPNALGERNMAKLHRNIVDYLKKCQGDKPLIVFTPVDDISMVKSCFRYLACEDEDGTEIGRQKIEVFDILYLMFILKKEVMDVADLHHGNVTQYVTDSFFNREFFEFTPEIACQYHEENDRSKYCTQSMVTRWAYTFSDFMCGDLAITVHPGKHIPPNTNPNHRIIESDASSLAQESSFDSFYSLPGSRVKKENQSQDSTNFSVSSSRASIASSSYVPTDHTAFTADLNEAEAFPSLGRRNPSGRRPPANNAPTQLERNAGAWDLPTNSRPLKKFTDSDFSITGAVKKNKK